Part of the Panicum virgatum strain AP13 chromosome 4N, P.virgatum_v5, whole genome shotgun sequence genome is shown below.
ATGGAGTTGGTTAATTGAAAGTGAAGATTTTGCTCTGTATTGAGTTCGAGGTGGAGGATTCCAAGTGCAAAAGAGGAGGTTTGTTTGACTAGATACTACAGTGTTATGTATTGCTGGAGCAGTACTTTTATTGCTGTCTTTGCTTGTCCAGAGGGGTCTAGTACAAAGTTGCTGCATAGATAACTACAATGTTTTTGTACTGGATTTCAGTACGTTTGTTGTTCAAGGCAGAGACGTCCGCTCATGACTGCACTATTGCAGGGGTCTATTGCAGAGGTTTATACTCCGTTAATTGCACATTTATGCCTACATCTCAACTGTGTTTGAATGGAGTAGTTATTGACCATGTCATGGAATTTAGTTTCTTATTGGGTTTTTTACAAGCCTCCCCCTAGTTGAGCCCTCCTCCTCAGTCATACCCTTACTTCCTGAGACTCCTCGTTCCTGCCCTCCCACACGTTGTGCTCATCAGTTTTGCCCTCCCGCGCCGCTTGAGCCGCTTCCGTTAGCATAGCCGTGAGCTCCATCCTGACACGCGGGTCCCGCGCCAcgcgctgacatgtggggcctaCACGCCCACTTTCCCCATCCATCCCATTCGAATCGGCCCGACTCCCCCGTGGGTGGCCGCCACCAGCTCGTGCGCCTACCCGCCGCCGATCACCTCCTTCCCCGGCTGCGGCCGCTCGGCCCTTCCATGCTGCACCCCCTCCGCGACGCCGTTCCCGCATCTGCGTCGGAGGCTCCGGTCCGCTTGCATTCGTGGCGGCTGGGACGCAGTGCTCCCCATCCGCGCCGCACCCCCTCCACGACGCTGTTCAGCCATCTGCGGCCGGATGCTCCGGACCACATCCATTTGTGGCGGCCGCGACGCGTTGCTCCCCATCCGCGGCAGGCGGATCCGCTCCGCTTCCATCCGCGCCGGCCCCGACGCCGTTCCTCCGCGCTCCACGACGCACTGCTCCCCCTCCTGCTCCCTGCTTCCTCCGGCCAGTGACACCCTGCTCTCTGTGCCCTGCGGCCAGCGCCGGGTGGTCGCCCTGTCCTGCTCTTTACGCCCTCCGGCCAGCGCCGGGTGGTCGCCCTATCCTGCTCTCTGCGCCCTGCTTTTGGCTAGCGCTGAGTGGTCGCCCTGCCCTGATCTCTGCGCCCTCCGACCAGTGCTGTGTGGTTGCCCTAGCCGCGACGCCCTGGCCAGCGGCATTGCGGCCAGTGCAGCAGCTGTGCTAAGGTGAAGGCCTCCCTAAGGTAAATTATAACGGCATTGTTGCAACTTTTCTTTGTGGCATTCAGCGGCATTGTGCTCAGTTATATGATTGTCCTTAGTAGCATTCCAGCGGCATGTTAGCGGCATTGTGCCCAATGGCATTCAGCGGCATGTTAGCATTTAAATTAGAATTGGGCAGCTATCTAGCATGTTAAATTAGAATTGTTATCATGGTATCCCTCTTCCTGCATCCCTATTAATCAAAACAATTTATAATATTTGCAGCTGCTTTTACGATGGATGCAAATATCCCTGATGATTTGCCAAACCTTGGTGATCCAATAGAGGTTGTTGCACCAGTTGATGAGGATGAGAGGGAGTACCCTGAATTATGGGGACATGTTGATAATGTGGAATCTGAGAGAGATGTTGTCATATCAGCACAATTTGAACCCATTGGTGAAGAAGAGAATCAGGAGAATATTGAGATGGGGGTGGATGAGAATGAAGAGGTTCGGGATAGATTGAGAATTGAGTATGATGGAGATAATCCTTCTCTCACAGAAGATGTCCCATTCGAATCAATGATGGATTGCAGGAATGCACTTGCCACTTATTGCATAGTAAATGAATGTGATTTTGTGATTGATAAGAGTGAGCCCACTAGATTGACTGTTCATTGTCCAGACAGGAGGTGCCAGTGGCAGATGCATGCTTCCTATATGCGGAATAGCACAATTGTTCAAGTCAAAGTGAACCCATATCCTCATACGTGTGTAAGATCAGGAGATGCACAAAAGGCAGCTAAAAGCAGATGGTGTGCCGATGCAATGTTGGAATGGCTGAGACAGAACCCAAGCATTGGTCCATCTGAACTGATAAAGAGGCTCCATGAGAAGTATAATGTGAGGGTGCCTTATATGAGAGTGTTTTATGGCAAGGAAATGGCCCTCGACAAGATTTATGGTCCGTGGAAGGATAGTTTCAACCTATTGTACACATACAAAGCTGAAGTGGAGAAGGCATCTCTAGGAAGTGTTGTAGAGATTGACCACCAAACAGTGTCATATAGAGTGAAAGGCAAGACAATGAAAAAGGAATGTTTCAGGAGGTTTTTGTTTCTTTCGAGGCTTGTTGGAGAGGGATTAGGGCTGGATGCAGGCCTTATCTAGCAGTGGACGCAACTACTCTAAATGGAAGGTTCAGAGGGCAGCTAGTTGCAACTTCTGCAATTGATGCACATAACTGGCTTTTTCCAGTTGCTTATGGTGTGCTAGAGACTGAATCAACCGAGAGCTGGACATGGTGGCTTCAGAATTTGAAACAGGTTGTGGGCTTTCCGGAAGGATTGGTTATCCATATATATGCTTGCAAGGGATTAGAAATTGCAGTAGACTTGGTGTTCCCTGGAGTGGAACATAGGGAGTGCATGCGCCATCTTGCTGCAAACTTTGGCAAAAGATTCAAGGGAAAGTTGTTTGACGATAATTTATGGCCGGCATCATTGACATATAGTCTCAAGAAACATAAATACCATGTGAGCCAAATGTACAGGAAGCCAAAAGTGAAGCCCTACATGGATGAGAAACACACAAAGATATGGATGAGAAGCAAGTTCAATGAATTATGTAAGGTAGATTATGTGAACAACACCTTGGCGGAGTCTTTTAATGCATGGGTTAGGAAAATCAAGGACCTTCATGTGGTGGATTTGTTGGATATAATTAGAGTGATGATTATGGCCAAGTTTGAGTTGCGCCAAAGAATTGCAAGGAAAAGATTTGCAGGTCACAAGATAATTCCAGTGGTGATGACAAGGTTGCATGATAAAACAAGAGGTTTGAAAATGTCACTCGTTTGGCGCAACCCCTATGAGGCTGAAGTGACTGCATTGGACAGGGAGAAGAGGGAATGGAAATACGTGGTTCACTTGGAGAGGATGACGTGCTCTTGTAGACAGTGGTAGATTACTGGAGTGCCGTGCTCTTGTAGCTTAATACAATTTCATATTGCAGATCAGCGACCATTGTAAGAAGATCGATAAGCTGCAGGGTTCTGTGAGAAATGCTAAGGAAAAGATGCAGTGGGCGGCAAACTACCTGCATGATGTCACTAAGGAGAGCAAGATAGCTGATGAATTTGCATGTGCCATGGATACTTTTTGCGACATTCTTCAAGAAGCATCTGAGTTTTGCGATGATGAACTGAATTAGTAGCAATTATATGTTGCAAACAAAATTAGCTAGTTTAACTCCAAAGGCCTATATGGTACTCTTTATATGAATAGGCCATCTTTTGTATGTTAATCTAAACCTTAGATAGTTCTGCCAATGACTATGCTAATGACTATGCTGGTAATGTCTAAATATTTGTAGGGCAATCATTTTAAGTGACCCCTGCATGGGTATTTTGAGCTCTAAGGAGTTTGTAAGCTCTAAGTGACCCATGCGTGGGTATCAAGGTTGTCTTTTGTATGGTAATCTAAAGCTCTAGTTCGGCCAATATGCAGTGTTCTTCCCCTAATGTGCAACAGATTTCTTGAGCAAATACAATTGATTTAACAAGTATATGCACTGCTAGAAGATAACCAACATTGCAAAGTCCAGAAACTAACATTCACACAACAAGCATGCCCAAGGTGCTGTAAAGAGCCTAAGATCAATGTCCAGCAGGAATAAGTGTAGAGAAATAAACAAAGAAGAAGTGAGAGAAACATGACAAACATGACATCAATCAGTACAACTGAACAAAAGGATGACATACATCAGTTAATCTTGTTCAATACATGACAACAACACAAGCATCTCAATACATGTAACAAGCCACAGCCACTAACAACATTGGATAACTAGTACTGCACAATCAATTCATGCAACGATCTAAAATTTCTTCAAAGTCAATGTCATTCTCAGCACACCATGACGCATCGTCCTGCAGGCACTCATCTTCCTCCCATTGATCACAGCCATCAAATGGCAATTCGTCCTCCGgttccgatgcctcttggcattGCAGGGATGTGTATTTGAGTATCTCAGCCATTTCATCTAGCTTGACAAACAACTCATTCACCACATGACGCGGAACAAACTCGTGCACCACCTGGTACTGTGACATCAGCTTCCTCATCCGTTCGGCGTTGTCCTGCATCTCCATAATACAGGCAGCCAGGGCTCCCATTGTTCTCTTCTGAATAAGCTCAGGACTCTGCATATATGCAACCAACATTGGAAAATTTAGCTCCATAACATGGCAAGCTAGCTGCGAGGATGTAATTTGCAGTACTTGATTTGATCCAGATGGTTTTCCCAGAGTACAGCAACGAGGACTTACAGCATTTGCAGGAACGGAGCCCCAATGAACGATAGGGCGAGCCAGGCTACTGCGACAGTCGGCCATGCCGTGCACGGCGGGGTCGGAAGCATCGGCCTGGACGCCGCTGCCGATGAAGCTTGAACGCGCCCCCTTCTCCGCTGCAGGGCTCGGGATCCCACCGAAAGCTGCGCCGCGGAACGCCTCGAGacccatggtggcggcgggatTGAATGGCACACCGGCGTGGAGGCTGCCGTGCCTTGGCCACGCCCCCTCCACACCAGCAGGGCCTGGGATCCTGTCGAAAGACGCGCCGCGGGAGGCCTCCAGACccatggcagcggcggtgggGAACGGCGCACCGGCCTGGAGGCTGTCGTGCCTTGGCCGCGCCCCCTCCACACCGGCAGGGCCCGAAATCCCGCCGAAAGATGCGCCGCGGGAGGCCTCTAGACCCATGATGGCGGCGTCGGGGAACGGCGCACCGGCCTGGATGCTGCCGTGCCTTGGCCGCGCCCCCACCACACCGGCAGGGCCCCGGATCCCGCCGACAAATGCCTCGCGGGAGGCATCCAGACCCATGGCAGCGCCGGCAAGGAGTGGCGCACCGGCCTGGATGGCGTTGGGGCAAGCGTGGCGGCAGGGCATGGACTCCATGGCTGGGTCGGCGGCGGGTAGGCGCacgagctggcggcggccaccCAGGGGGCGTCGGGCTGATTCGAATGGGATGGATGGGGAAAGGGGgcgtgtgggccccacatgtcagcgcgTGGCGCGGGACCCGCGTGTCGGGACGGAGCTCACGGCTGTGCTAACGTAAGCGGCTCAAGCGGCGTGGGAGGGCAAAACTGATGAGCACAACGCGTGGGAGGGTAGGACCGAGGAGTCTCAGGAAGTAAGGGTATGAATGAGGAGGAGGGCTCAACTAGAGGGACGCTTGTAAACCTTTCTTATTATCTCGGCAGATTATTGTACGTGATACACACGTGCAATTTGCTCGTGCAAGAGCGTTTTGCTGAATCTTGTGTTCCCGATGGAGCATATACCATTCAATGAGATGAGTTCTTCACTGGATATTTGTTCAATACCACAGTTGATGTTGCGACTTTATGTCGTTTGAGGACTGAGCATTATTATCACTTGCATTTGAGGTCAGCTGCACAGACTCAGACTTTAGCTGGGGGTATGAACTTGTTGAAGACCCAGATTGTTCGTCTGCTTTGTTGATAGCTGTGCGTTTGGACCTATTGGATATTTGCTCAATTTTGCTTCATATGAAGTGTTAGGAGAATACTCAAGTGATCTTGCTCATTGATTAGTCCGATGGACATTGGCATTCAAGATTTTGATATGGAGATTTATTATTCGTCAACACAAGGGAATTTGGCTCAAGGTGGAGattgttatattgtgatccaaattctggtGGGAGATTGTtagaatttgggcttggcccattaaatATTTagttattccaaataaatcccaaaagctcatgtggtgcaaacttttaatcccacattgctagtggaagttgaggagaccatgTGCCTCTCCTATATATATGTAAGCCGTATGTAGACGGCAGGGTAAGACATCGTAGATGAGCCATGTATCATCCCTGCTTGTAAATTCTCCTCAATAGTGATTGTCTTCCGTGGTTTTTTTCCCACAAGGGTTTTCCATGTAAAAATCGTGTCTCGTGTTTCAATCTtgtttttgcattatttgctaACAGGAAAGACGGATGTGGGCTCACGGATGGCGAACATCGATGGAATAGGTGGCGGCCAAGCACAATGGCGTGGTGGAGGCCTGTGGCGTCGGGGTGCGGGGGATCTGCGACGGAGGGCAAGAACGACACCTTGCGCCGCCGGCAACGTATCTCCAACAGAGCATTGTTCTGTCCACGCTGCACGGACGCCTGCAGCTCGCCGGGGAGGCACGAGACGAAAAAACAACACATCGCCAGGAGGGTCACCGACGGCGCAGGGTCTCGTCGGGGCGCCAGTAGGAGTGTACCTCTGAAGCTCTACGTTGCGAGGatgcggcgcgccggcgggaggCTCTCAGCGGCGCACGCGGTAGGAGGGGTTGAACAGGAGCCCCCCGCGGACGTCTGAAGTTCGCCGGGGTGATATGGGAGGGTCGCCGGCGGGAGGCTGTGCATCGCCACTAATCGGGAAACCGAATAGCCCACGATCTATTCGAAGCTGAATGGGATATAAGACCGATGTTAACCGGCGAAGGAAAAAAACGGATGGGCGAAGAAAAACCGCCGGCAGGGGACGGGGAGGTGGGCTCGACG
Proteins encoded:
- the LOC120669380 gene encoding uncharacterized protein LOC120669380 — translated: MDANIPDDLPNLGDPIEVVAPVDEDEREYPELWGHVDNVESERDVVISAQFEPIGEEENQENIEMGVDENEEVRDRLRIEYDGDNPSLTEDVPFESMMDCRNALATYCIVNECDFVIDKSEPTRLTVHCPDRRCQWQMHASYMRNSTIVQVKVNPYPHTCVRSGDAQKAAKSRWCADAMLEWLRQNPSIGPSELIKRLHEKYNVRVPYMRVFYGKEMALDKIYGPWKDSFNLLYTYKAEVEKASLGSVVEIDHQTVSYRVKVAYGVLETESTESWTWWLQNLKQVVGFPEGLVIHIYACKGLEIAVDLVFPGVEHRECMRHLAANFGKRFKGKLFDDNLWPASLTYSLKKHKYHVSQMYRKPKVKPYMDEKHTKIWMRSKFNELCKVDYVNNTLAESFNAWVRKIKDLHVVDLLDIIRVMIMAKFELRQRIARKRFAGHKIIPVVMTRLHDKTRGLKMSLVWRNPYEAEVTALDREKREWKYVISDHCKKIDKLQGSVRNAKEKMQWAANYLHDVTKESKIADEFACAMDTFCDILQEASEFCDDELN